The following proteins come from a genomic window of Rhodohalobacter sp. 614A:
- a CDS encoding SulP family inorganic anion transporter — translation MRNEFTPKLFTLIREGITKEQLLKDILAGIIVGIVALPLAIAFAIASGVSPEKGLITAFIAGFIISTFGGSRVQIGGPTGAFVIIIYDIVQSHGIEGLTLATFMAGFIIIGMGAAQLGNYLRFIPYPLIIGFTSGIALIIFSTQIKDFFGLTIEEIPSGFFSQWQTYIMALPGLNWYATGISIATIVIIVNFKRITTVIPGSVIAILLSTVVVQWFNFPVSTIQSTFGDLTGNLQKPSLPSFDFDTIQSLIQPAFAIAILGGIESLLSAVVADGMTGGKHRPNMELIAQGGANVFSALFAGIPATGAIARTATNIKNGGRTPIAGIIHAVVLLLILLFLMPYAKLIPLACLAGVLVVVAYHMSEWRQFRSVLKGDKMDIMVLMSTFLLTVIFDLIIAIEIGMVLASFLFMKRMSESVQVEAITPENDDKELLFQQELGFSSSKEIILYEIDGPLFFGAAQQFHDALVNTNTQPKIVILRMRYVPFIDSTGYQRLKDVVTTFQEEKIDVVLSGVNKTLRQEFITNGLFLLIPEEDVFENIEPALSHAQKKLTEIEQKETI, via the coding sequence ATGCGTAACGAATTTACCCCCAAACTCTTCACGCTGATCCGTGAAGGCATTACCAAAGAACAACTCTTAAAAGATATTTTAGCTGGCATCATTGTCGGTATTGTAGCCCTTCCTTTAGCTATTGCTTTTGCCATTGCATCGGGTGTATCGCCCGAAAAAGGCCTAATAACTGCATTTATAGCCGGGTTTATCATTTCGACCTTCGGAGGAAGCCGGGTTCAAATTGGTGGACCAACCGGTGCCTTCGTTATTATTATTTATGATATTGTGCAATCTCATGGCATAGAAGGATTGACCCTGGCCACATTTATGGCGGGTTTTATCATTATAGGTATGGGCGCCGCCCAGCTAGGAAATTATCTGCGATTTATCCCCTACCCGCTTATCATCGGATTTACCAGTGGAATTGCCCTCATTATTTTTTCCACTCAGATTAAGGATTTTTTTGGGCTGACTATTGAAGAGATCCCTTCCGGTTTTTTTAGCCAATGGCAAACGTACATCATGGCCCTCCCCGGGCTGAACTGGTATGCCACTGGCATTTCCATTGCCACCATAGTTATTATCGTCAATTTTAAACGAATTACTACCGTTATTCCCGGTTCTGTGATAGCTATTCTACTTTCAACAGTTGTTGTACAGTGGTTTAATTTTCCGGTATCCACCATCCAAAGTACCTTTGGTGATCTCACTGGCAATTTGCAAAAACCAAGTCTCCCCTCTTTTGATTTTGATACCATACAATCTCTGATTCAGCCCGCATTTGCCATCGCTATTTTAGGCGGAATCGAGTCATTATTGTCAGCGGTAGTAGCTGATGGTATGACAGGAGGTAAACATCGGCCCAATATGGAGTTGATTGCACAAGGCGGGGCCAATGTTTTTTCTGCTTTGTTTGCAGGCATTCCCGCCACTGGAGCCATTGCCCGAACGGCTACTAATATCAAAAACGGTGGACGAACTCCCATAGCGGGGATTATTCATGCCGTGGTGCTGTTGCTCATTCTGTTATTTCTGATGCCATACGCCAAATTGATCCCATTAGCCTGTCTGGCTGGTGTGCTGGTTGTGGTTGCGTATCATATGAGTGAATGGCGACAATTTCGCTCGGTTTTAAAAGGTGACAAAATGGATATTATGGTACTCATGAGCACCTTTCTTCTCACAGTCATTTTTGATCTCATTATTGCCATCGAAATCGGGATGGTGCTCGCCAGTTTCTTGTTTATGAAGCGAATGAGTGAATCGGTTCAGGTGGAAGCCATCACTCCCGAAAATGATGACAAAGAGCTTCTGTTTCAGCAGGAACTTGGGTTTTCATCTTCAAAGGAAATTATTCTCTATGAAATTGACGGCCCCTTATTTTTTGGCGCTGCTCAACAATTTCATGACGCTCTGGTAAATACCAACACACAACCCAAGATCGTAATCCTCAGAATGCGTTATGTTCCTTTTATAGACAGTACTGGTTATCAAAGATTAAAAGATGTAGTAACCACTTTTCAGGAAGAAAAAATCGATGTAGTTTTATCGGGTGTAAACAAAACACTGCGTCAGGAATTCATTACAAATGGGTTATTTTTGTTGATTCCTGAAGAAG
- a CDS encoding VOC family protein, with protein MKSVEIIMVPVKDRQKAKEFYLSLGFEVVTEASDAHGDAWIQMGLPGSSTTISLSGFPGIICETNDIEGKIEEYTSKGIEVGKVDETPWGKFAWLKDPDGNSLCLHQK; from the coding sequence ATGAAATCAGTAGAAATAATCATGGTTCCTGTGAAGGACCGCCAAAAGGCGAAAGAGTTTTATCTGAGCCTTGGTTTTGAAGTAGTTACAGAAGCATCGGATGCGCATGGCGATGCATGGATTCAGATGGGATTGCCGGGAAGTTCAACTACGATATCGCTTTCTGGTTTCCCGGGAATTATTTGTGAGACGAACGATATTGAGGGCAAAATCGAAGAATATACAAGCAAAGGAATTGAGGTAGGAAAAGTGGATGAGACGCCATGGGGAAAGTTTGCGTGGCTGAAAGATCCGGATGGAAATAGCTTATGTCTTCATCAAAAATAG
- a CDS encoding trans-sulfuration enzyme family protein produces MPDKKNFETEAIRTQTPTTAEREHSTPLYMTSSFTFESAEHARALFANEIEGNVYSRYSNPNTDEFVAKMCKLEGAEAGVATGSGMAAIFGCLAGLLKQGDHVLASRSLFGSSHQILSQILPKWGITFTYGDVNKTENWESLIQENTRMLFLETPSNPGLDLIDLEWAGKLAKAHNLIFVVDNCFATPYLQRPIEFGADIVQHSATKFIDGQGRAIGGVIVGSEKYMEDIRFFTRQTGPALSPFNAWLFSKSLETLPVRMERHCDNAETLADFLGDHKDVNFVKYPHHKDHPQVELAKKQMKRGGGVVCFEIAGGYDKAKSFINKVNMLSRSANLGDTRTIVTHPASTTHSKLSDEEREAVGITSGLIRIAVGLENAEDIIGDVEQALG; encoded by the coding sequence ATGCCTGATAAGAAAAACTTCGAAACCGAAGCGATTCGCACACAAACCCCAACTACAGCCGAGCGCGAGCATTCCACTCCGCTGTATATGACCTCCAGCTTTACTTTTGAATCGGCCGAGCATGCCCGCGCATTATTTGCCAACGAGATTGAGGGGAACGTATACAGCCGCTATTCCAATCCCAATACGGATGAGTTTGTGGCTAAAATGTGCAAACTGGAAGGAGCTGAAGCCGGAGTGGCAACCGGTTCCGGGATGGCTGCTATTTTTGGCTGCCTGGCCGGTTTGCTGAAACAGGGAGATCACGTTCTTGCATCACGGTCACTATTCGGATCCTCGCACCAGATTTTGAGTCAGATTTTACCAAAATGGGGAATTACGTTTACGTATGGGGATGTGAATAAAACCGAAAACTGGGAATCCCTGATACAGGAGAATACCAGGATGCTGTTTCTCGAAACACCTTCCAATCCGGGACTGGATTTGATTGATCTTGAATGGGCCGGCAAGCTGGCAAAAGCACATAATCTGATTTTTGTTGTGGACAACTGTTTTGCCACACCGTACCTGCAGCGGCCAATTGAATTTGGTGCTGATATTGTACAGCATTCTGCTACCAAATTTATAGACGGTCAGGGACGCGCCATCGGTGGTGTAATTGTGGGAAGTGAAAAGTATATGGAAGATATCCGGTTCTTTACGCGGCAAACCGGCCCGGCTCTCTCCCCTTTTAATGCGTGGCTTTTCAGCAAAAGCCTGGAAACGCTGCCGGTTCGTATGGAACGACATTGCGACAATGCCGAAACACTTGCAGATTTTCTGGGTGATCACAAGGATGTAAATTTTGTGAAGTATCCGCATCATAAAGATCATCCACAGGTAGAACTTGCCAAGAAACAGATGAAGCGCGGTGGCGGTGTCGTTTGTTTTGAAATTGCCGGCGGATACGATAAAGCCAAATCCTTCATCAATAAAGTGAACATGCTTTCCCGGTCGGCCAACCTCGGCGATACCCGAACGATTGTAACTCACCCCGCATCCACAACCCATTCCAAATTAAGTGATGAGGAACGAGAAGCTGTAGGGATTACGTCCGGCTTGATCCGAATTGCGGTAGGACTGGAAAATGCAGAAGATATTATCGGAGATGTGGAACAAGCTTTGGGGTGA
- a CDS encoding OsmC family protein, giving the protein MKVKVKRLNDAVHMEAVNSDGSTLQMDGSPDIGGINGGLRPTEMLLAAAAGCSTIDIIGILKKQRQKLDTVTIDVEGDKQKVETWSEFKSIHLHYTFTGDVDEKKAEKAIELSLTKYCSVTKMLEKTAKVTSSFEVISSK; this is encoded by the coding sequence ATGAAAGTTAAAGTAAAAAGACTCAACGATGCCGTCCATATGGAAGCTGTAAATTCTGACGGCTCCACGCTTCAAATGGACGGTTCGCCTGATATTGGCGGAATTAACGGGGGACTTCGCCCCACTGAAATGTTGCTCGCTGCCGCAGCCGGTTGTTCAACGATCGACATCATTGGAATCTTAAAAAAACAGCGGCAAAAATTGGATACCGTGACCATTGATGTTGAAGGAGATAAACAAAAAGTAGAGACCTGGTCAGAATTTAAAAGCATCCATCTGCACTACACTTTTACGGGTGATGTGGATGAAAAAAAAGCAGAAAAAGCCATTGAACTTTCCCTCACGAAATATTGCTCCGTTACAAAAATGCTCGAAAAAACAGCGAAAGTAACCAGCAGTTTTGAGGTTATAAGTAGCAAATAG
- the arsS gene encoding arsenosugar biosynthesis radical SAM (seleno)protein ArsS (Some members of this family are selenoproteins.), whose protein sequence is MKSLIAQSHSLADPVVQLDIINNQTEKVKSLEKFESKLNGIGLFPLRPTGIEIFQINVGYMCNMTCKHCHVDAGPDRTEIMTKETLEYCLDALRNTDIETVDLTGGAPEMNPHFRWFVDEVSKLGKHVIVRSNLTILNTRKFEDLPFFMADRNVEITCSLPFYNKRRTDAQRGEGTYDKSIKVLKILNEIGYGKEETGLKLNLVYNPVGAFLPGDQESMKQQYQERLSKDHGIVFNDLFTITNLPISRYLNFLMTSGNLDDYMEKLVANFNPAAAMGVMCRNTISIGWDGTLYDCDFNQMLKMKTDKNSPQHIKNWNLESLNNREIVTDQHCYGCTAGAGSSCGGATT, encoded by the coding sequence ATGAAATCTCTCATCGCGCAAAGTCATTCACTGGCTGATCCCGTTGTTCAACTAGATATCATCAATAATCAAACCGAAAAGGTAAAAAGCCTTGAGAAGTTTGAGTCCAAACTGAATGGCATCGGGCTTTTCCCACTCAGGCCGACCGGGATTGAAATATTCCAAATCAACGTCGGGTATATGTGCAATATGACCTGCAAGCATTGCCATGTGGATGCGGGACCGGACCGGACTGAGATTATGACCAAAGAAACCTTGGAATACTGCCTCGATGCACTGCGAAATACCGATATCGAAACTGTGGATCTGACCGGTGGCGCGCCGGAAATGAACCCGCATTTCAGATGGTTTGTGGATGAGGTTTCAAAGCTGGGGAAACATGTCATTGTCCGATCAAACCTCACCATTTTAAATACCCGGAAGTTTGAGGATTTGCCCTTTTTTATGGCCGATCGAAATGTGGAGATTACCTGTTCTCTGCCTTTCTATAACAAGCGAAGAACAGATGCGCAGCGTGGTGAGGGAACATATGATAAATCCATAAAAGTGCTGAAAATCCTGAATGAAATTGGTTACGGGAAAGAGGAGACCGGTTTAAAACTCAACCTCGTTTATAATCCGGTCGGAGCATTTTTACCGGGCGATCAGGAGTCCATGAAACAGCAATACCAAGAGAGATTGTCCAAAGATCATGGAATTGTATTCAACGATCTGTTTACGATTACCAATTTACCGATCAGCCGTTATCTAAACTTTCTTATGACCAGCGGAAATCTTGACGATTACATGGAAAAACTGGTTGCCAACTTCAATCCTGCAGCGGCTATGGGAGTGATGTGCCGCAATACCATTTCCATCGGTTGGGACGGTACTCTGTACGATTGCGATTTCAATCAAATGCTGAAAATGAAAACCGATAAAAATTCTCCACAGCATATCAAAAACTGGAATCTGGAATCTCTGAATAATCGTGAGATTGTTACCGATCAACACTGCTACGGATGTACGGCCGGCGCCGGCAGCAGTTGCGGCGGAGCTACGACTTAA
- a CDS encoding arsenosugar biosynthesis-associated peroxidase-like protein → MEKTYYNPEDLKKFGNVTEFQKELGDKFFDYYGSVFEEGALTAREKSLIALAVAHTIQCPYCIDAYTQDTLQKGCSEEQMMEAVHVATAIRGGASLVHGVQMMNQVKKLSM, encoded by the coding sequence ATGGAAAAAACGTACTATAATCCCGAAGATTTAAAGAAATTTGGCAATGTAACAGAATTTCAAAAAGAGCTGGGCGACAAATTTTTTGATTACTATGGTTCTGTTTTTGAAGAAGGTGCCCTTACAGCAAGAGAAAAATCGCTGATTGCACTTGCTGTGGCGCACACTATTCAATGCCCCTATTGCATTGATGCATATACACAAGACACTCTGCAAAAAGGCTGCTCAGAAGAACAAATGATGGAAGCCGTTCACGTTGCAACAGCTATTCGCGGCGGAGCTTCTCTCGTGCACGGAGTACAAATGATGAATCAGGTTAAAAAACTTTCGATGTAA